A window from Culex pipiens pallens isolate TS chromosome 3, TS_CPP_V2, whole genome shotgun sequence encodes these proteins:
- the LOC120425864 gene encoding gastrula zinc finger protein XlCGF57.1-like isoform X2, with protein MDETISLDQLSLAFTCRTCLNTDSRQQLVPIFDGPFELLQQLQFLKLKIAPDDGLPASICSGCVERLASVDAFRTQCEKAQEVLDSYFAGKVVEELQYTDVEQLEEPAEQDEDLHCSVCGKGYKRRGHLERHLLKHKIGDETKVEPVAPATSYVCLKCGKRFMKVETLLQHKTDGKCVSAEQPACRFCFERFSTEQELEAHLEQAHPKDRPHACPLCKKTFQSVSNRNTHLLLHNGEGSVKCNECEQSFRSKVYLRRHVKAVHTVSHHECDQCEATFTSTAKYEYHLKSHNPNKKYQCRDCPKSFLQQHHLINHERIHSGMKPFLCNVCGKGFMHEPSFKTHLKIHAGVRPHVCEICSKSFVLRATYVQHVAKHGNIRAYQCDHCGKDFVQRAALAAHLKTHSQTEQPDEPAKSKAEDLQPKLEAPVKSAKSLNFMCQQCNRVFKLPSSLESHMKIHREERNHVCGECGNCFKRAEHLRVHINGVHLKRKPYSCELPKPHFHRSSDFWYPKKMQLPLA; from the exons ATGGACGAAACCATCAGCTTGGACCAGCTATCGCTGGCGTTCACTTGCCGAACCTGTCTAAACACCGACTCCCGCCAGCAGCTGGTTCCGATCTTCGACGGTCCCTTTGAGCTGCTCCAGCAGCTGCAGTTCCTCAAGCTGAAG ATCGCACCGGACGACGGACTTCCGGCCAGTATCTGCAGCGGTTGCGTGGAACGTCTAGCTTCCGTCGACGCCTTCCGCACGCAGTGCGAAAAGGCGCAGGAAGTTCTGGACAGCTACTTTGCTGGGAAGGTGGTCGAGGAGCTGCAGTACACGGATGTGGAACAGCTGGAAGAACCGGCGGAACAGGATGAAGATCTGCACTGTTCGGTTTGTGGGAAGGGTTACAAGCGGAGGGGTCATCTGGAACGACACCTACTCAAACACAAGATTGGGGATGAGACTAAAGTGGAACCCGTGGCACCTGCCACCAGCTACGTCTGCTTGAAGTGTGGCAAGCGGTTCATGAAGGTGGAAACGCTGCTTCAGCACAAGACGGACGGGAAGTGCGTCTCGGCGGAGCAACCAGCGTGTCGTTTCTGCTTCGAGCGGTTTTCTACGGAGCAAGAGCTGGAAGCTCATCTGGAGCAGGCTCATCCGAAGGATCGTCCACACGCGTGTCCACTGTGCAAAAAGACATTCCAGAGTGTTTCGAACCGGAACACTCATCTGCTGCTACACAACGGGGAAGGTTCGGTAAAGTGCAACGAGTGCGAGCAGTCCTTCCGGAGCAAGGTATATCTGAGGCGACACGTCAAAGCGGTTCATACGGTGAGCCATCACGAGTGCGACCAATGTGAGGCTACCTTCACCAGCACCGCCAAGTACGAGTACCACCTGAAGTCGCACAATCCGAACAAAAAGTACCAATGCCGGGACTGCCCAAAGTCCTTCCTTCAGCAGCACCACCTGATCAATCACGAGCGCATCCACTCCGGCATGAAGCCGTTCCTTTGCAACGTGTGCGGCAAGGGCTTCATGCACGAACCCAGTTTCAAGACGCACCTGAAAATCCACGCCGGAGTCCGACCACACGTCTGTGAGATCTGCTCGAAGAGCTTCGTTCTGCGAGCTACGTACGTTCAGCACGTGGCCAAACACGGGAATATACGGGCGTACCAGTGCGACCACTGTGGCAAGGACTTTGTTCAGCGAGCGGCGCTCGCGGCTCACCTCAAAACGCACAGCCAAACAGAGCAACCGGACGAACCAGCAAAGAGCAAAGCAGAAGATCTCCAGCCCAAGTTGGAAGCACCAGTGAAGAGTGCCAAGAGCTTGAACTTCATGTGTCAACAGTGCAACCGGGTGTTCAAGCTGCCCTCGTCGCTGGAGTCGCACATGAAGATCCACCGTGAGGAGCGGAATCACGTTTGTGGTGAGTGCGGCAACTGCTTCAAGCGGGCGGAACATCTGCGTGTGCACATCAACGGAGTCCATCTGAAGCGCAAGCCGTACAGCTGCGAG CTTCCCAAACCCCATTTCCACAGGTCTTCTGACTTTTGGTATCCCAAGAAGATGCAATTGCCATTAGCATGA